tctttgttttttgttggatcgttcaattttatttatgcattcagttttacattattttctttaaagcaattgttcacgagcgttgtcatgaaaattaattcttatttgtggagcttagtaaattattcgtccatgttaatacccacacttgagctttgatctagcacttggttttgattacgcttgcaaGTAAGGCGTGATTCGGAGGACtttactttcataaaaataataaaacccctacaaacataaggttgatcaagttcttggcaagttgagagtaaaaatcctatcatccacaagctatattcgttccaccataagtattggatgtacattgagttgagttaggatttctttctcttgggagttttaatttcgagcaatgatcatgtccgtatttttcatctctgaattgctagccacgtcaatattcggtaatgagaattcctcattggaacaactcatgaaatctaacggattccaaaacccgaacctgagattatcttgtttattatcctcttccttgaccacaacccaattgtgaGAATACGTTCTatttctgcgcatgatttgtataaaacataattttgggatgaagaaagggaGGAGTACTAGAAAAACGAACTGAAGCCGAGCTGGGAAAgcaccaggccggccggcctacaccccttgagccggccgacctaggcccctctggcctcggctcgggctccaaaaattcagggagccacttcggagatttccctatctatgttttatagaaagtgtcctatgaaaaggttcggagatTTCCCTATCTatgtatgagaagaaaagaataaatgaagggattctatggttagagaagtgcaaagagataccacactgttgtttgagaacaatatcctcaattccaaccatgtgcaatccgacaacgaggacgatgcttgtgccttgaagtcaatctttttgtatgcctttccacatgtccaccattctaaatcttcttacccttgaaccctttacattatggagaaactctcatgatcattggctcagaaggtaagcaatcattagaaggttttcttaatttgacaatatatgtatatactttgctaagcctcacctatagctccactttatacttgagagacttttgggagatgagagtttgcaaataataataggatagccacttatatcgagagacatgaaaggacttgtgcaagaatttttggtctaacctttgttgcagggtattttgcttctaaaaactaaaaaaaagaaaaaccctccaaggatggcaagaaaagtaaGTGTTGTTGATATTCAAGTTGCTGGCTAAAGGTAAGaatcgtggagtaatattggatgagtttttaaatgcccatgatatgattatcctcgctgctcctctgaccttttcttgaagaaatattgttagacttttttgcataagtaaattttgcagtttgagaactctcgagcaacccatggaaggacttgatgatttgatttgctcgaggacgagcaaaagctaagcatggggggaatgttagcggtccttaagtacccattttattatacaattaggagaggttttggtaatttcttcgggatgattcatgtactaacccgccacgtggcacccgaacttgaccgttttcgattttgtcctggattttggagcatgttgtctTTTgtcaggaaattggacattttcggaaatgttttgatgcatggtcacaactgggctaagatgaggaataaggagaagaggccgcacgcgaatgatgggaccgaaagggacCAGAAAGGGccgaggccggccagcctggggccctctgagccggccggcctagcccattccggggcccaatcggcctcagttttcttcagcgcgaagtatgcgtcaaccctaatctgtgttttaccaaaaccaccgaccagaaccgcctatatataccccgaagccgctgTCAAAGAGGGGGATCAGAGAGGAAACATCCAGAGACGAtattcagagatccattcgagttagacacaagagaaaggcgacaccagaggcctcatcgtccctcggcgccactgcaagttggtggacagcaagggatccatcccttgccggagattttgtcaccatgatcgactacgcttcgcttagcttcatgggttaaagtcctcatttgttcatggggttgtatggagatcttgagttgtaattgccgaatcctttatgagattgatctatcacgattcttgttgacgatgctttgatgcctaatagtttgcgacttggctttgggtttgctttgctcttgcatggtttacttagattacatcaactatcgtgttcttgttgattcgttaccgattatcctcatgtagtgacagtatgcgggagggaaaggttttgatcttggaacacacctttggtagattagatccgttcttcgttgcttggcgattacatctctagtgatcctagaccctatggacaaatgctcttcatatcttgtgcacacatctatcattgctcactagtctagattagattagattggttagattagatctatttcacactcaaatactcaatatagatcttttaccaacatcattagtgcttagttaagcatagtaatacacttgttccgtggattgataaaccatgGGGGAATattctaagggaaaagctacacgatccgtgcgcttgcggtacgtaaattggcgctctaaggagcgtcaacagttgCTATAGACTCGGTGAACTCTAGGGGGAGCACCGTCGCCGCACGCCTCCGGAACGTCCCGGCCCGCGTcatggaggtcgccgagcatgGAGTCCATGCGGACGCCGCCAGGGTCATCGCCGTCGTCTCCACCATGTCCGGGGCGGACTACCGGCAGTGGGAGCCGGTCTTCCCAAAATGGGGCGCGGCGTGGGATGCCTTCGATGAGCTGGTTGACGATCTCAGCCTTGCCGTCGATGCCATTGTGGCCGACGTGAGCTTGGACGGGGTTGTCAGCAACATCTTCGAAGTAGAGTCAGATTTGGTTGTAATATGTAACAGCCTATCTGgctatttgtaaatataattaatggacgggccttctccccttcttgctTCCTGTCTTCACTATGctttgattttatttttttatctcgCAATCCACGATCATTGCACTAAGCAGATCAAGACACCTCCAAAGTCGAGCAGAAAATCCGAACCAAACTCAAACCATGTATTTGGATTATATTTGTGATCTAAGGGCGATATATGTTATATCGGCCATGAAAACACTCGAACGCATTACGATACGATCAAGTCCTTTCTTATTTTTGTCCTAAAGGCGATACACTTTTTGTATCGGCTATACTTGAAACCAACCGATCCTTTCGTGAaatcggctatgcatctaccCACACACTTGGGTAATATTTCTTCAGATATTTGCCATTAAGTGCACTGAAAAATTCTTCTCCTTCTAAAGTCTCCAAAATATACGCATTTCCAGGAACACATCTGCTGATCTTGTACGGCCCTTCCCACGTTGGGGACCATTTGCCGAACTTGGGATCTTTTGTTCCTATCGGCAAGACCAGTTTCCATACCAAGTCTCCTTGGCCAAAAGATTTAGCTTTGACTTTCTTATCATACCATTGGCCCACTCTAGCTTTATTAGCCTCGATATTGATGAGAGCGTTCAGCCGATGCCCAGCCAAATCTTCCAACTCATCCTTCATCAATGCGGCATAATCCTTAGTTGTCAACTGATCTTGAAATGTAACCTGTCTAGAACCAAGTCGAGTTTCCCAAGGAAGCACATCTTCATTAAGAGTCCTATGCCACTTCTTTGGCTGTTCTTCGATCTTCCTCTTAATCAACTTAATGATTCCTTTGTTAGAAGCTTCTGCCTGACCATTGGctttgggcataatatggagaagaatttaGCAATTTAATTCCCATACTTGCAGCAAACTCTCCAAACTCCTCTGAAATAAACATACTACCTTGATCGGTTGTGATGGTTTGTGGAGTACCAAACCGATAAATAATATGCTCCTTCACAAACTCAATCATCTCTTTGGACGTCACAGTCTTCAAAGGAATTGCTTCTacccacttggtgaaataatccATTGCTAACAGTATGAACTTGTGATTCTTGCTGGATGGTGGATAAATATATCCAAttaaatcaattccccatcctctgaatggccacaaCTTAATAATAGAATTCATAGCCGATGCCGATGCTCTCTGCACATTACCAAACTTCTGACAACCTTTATAATAAGTGAAACAATCTTCTaacatggttggccaaaagtaTCTGTTTCTCCTGATCATCCATTTTATTTTATATGCCGATTGATGTGACCCACAAACACCTTCATGAATCTCTCCCATTAAGACCTTAGCTTCTTCCTCATCAAGGCATCTGAGCAAGactccatcaatcgtccgaTAATACAATTCCCCTTCAAGCAACACATACTTAGTCTCCTGAAATCTGATCTTCCGGCTTACTTTCTTGGAGGGATTCTCCAAATACTCCACAATCTATTTCCTCCAATCATTAGCAGGTATCTCCAAAGTCATCACACCTTCTATCGGCCGATAAACAGAAGCATGATGTGCCAGCCGATTAGCATCACCATTATAAAGCTTGGGTATATGTTCTATGGTTACCTTCTTGAATTTTTTCAATTATCGGCAACACTCTTCATGATAAACTCGCAGAATAACATCTTTCATTCATATATGCCGATCAACTAATTAACCACCAAcatggaatccccaaatatttctacTGCATCAGCTCCAATCACTTGCAACAGCCGAATTCCTTTAAGCAAAGCCTGGTACTCAGCCTGATTATTAGTAGCAGTAGCTTCTATTGGAAAAGATAACTGAAACATCGCCCCCCGAGGCGATATCAAGACAATGCCAATACCAGATCCAACTCCACATGATGAACCATCGAAAAATAATGTCCATGGAACTAGATCAACAACTCCCAATTATGGCCCACAATGCTgaacaacaaaatcagccatgaCTTGCCCTTTAACCGCTTTAGCCGATTTGTATCTCAGATCAAATTCTGATAAGGCCAGAATCCATTTTCCAATCCTCCCACTCAAAATTGGCAACGAGAGCATATACTtaataacatcatctttgctcaccACAACACACTCAGCTGATAAcagataatgtctaagcttggtacaagaaaagtatAAGCAGAGACACAATCTTTCAacaggagaatacctggtttcaaCATCCAAGAGTCTTCTACTGATGAAATATATATCACACACTCTTTTCCCTCAAACTCTTGAATAAGGtccgatccgatagcacgctcgtcagccgataaatataacTTAAATGGCTTGTGCTTTTATGGTGGAACCAGCATAGGAGGCGATGTTAGATACTGCTTGATTTCATACAACACCTTTTGCTGTGCTTCTCCCCATACAAAattctgatcggccttcaacttcaatagAGAACTGAACGGCTGTATTTCACCGGATAGATTAGCAATAAATCtctgaataaaattaatcttgccgatcaatgattgaagttcaacttttgtttctggAGCCACTACTTTGTTAATGGCTGCAATAATTTTCTGACTAATTTTAATTCCTCTTTCATGAACCATAAACCCAAGGAATTGACCAGCCGACACACCCAATGCACACTTgttaggattcatcttcaatccaTGTCTCCTGGTACACTCCAAAGCTTTGCGTAAGTCGGCTAAATATTCCTGATACCCCTTGGATttcaccacaacatcatcaatgtaaatcTCAATAATCTTGCCGACGATCTCACGGAAAATATAGTTCATGGCTCTCTGGTATGTCGCTCCAGCGTTATTCAatccaaaagtcatgacaatcCATTCGAACAAACCGACATGCCCTGGACATCTGAATTCAGTTTTATGAATGTCTTCCTCAGCCATGAATATCTAATTATATCTGACATTcccatccataaaactgatcactTTATGTCCTGCAGTAGCATCCACCAACATATCGGCAACTAGCattgggtaaccatccatcggcgtagctttgttgagattcCTGAAATTGATGCACACACATAGCTTCCCATTCTTCTTGTACACAGGAACTACATTGGATATCCACTTAGCATATCTACATTGCCTGATGAACTTTGCTTCTATTAACTTTGTaatctcggcctttatatctggtaAGATTTTAGGATTACACCATCTTGAACCTTGCTGATGTGGCCAATATCCAGGCTTGATAGGCAAccgatgttcaacaatagaCCGATCCAAACCTGGCATTTCATAAtgctcccaagcaaaacaatctttgtATTCCTTCAACAGCTTTACTAACTCTTGCTTATACTCGGGATCTAACTTAGCActaataaatgtcggccgtggtcTATCTGTAACACCCAGGGTGTTTAAAGAGAGAAATTGCATTTTATCATGCATCATAATCATGTTTATGTCATCAAGCACCCTTGCATTTAAACATTCCTACATCTGTGTATCTGTGCATATATTTCTCATCATGATTAATGCATGGAAAAATGAGCATTTCAGAATACCCATAAATGGATAATGACCATAGCTCCAAAAATATAGCTCAAGGGAACTTTTTACCAAAACTAAAGTTgtagggtttggaaaaattgagcaactttcatgttgatggtttttcaaatttctacacaaagtttgaagaagaatttgaatttgagtttGAATAGGGCATTAATGCCTTGAcagtaaaattttgaatttcaaccTTGATCTGTTTTACAAATGAAGTttttcctgaaacaaaagttgtaggaaataAAATTCTGAACAACTTTTGATTTTGGAGTTTTTCAagtttcaattgaaaaatttgagaaaaattcaGTCAAACCTCGCTAActtttcctctcttctctcccttttccctccctctcccctgtcTTCACGCCGGCAGCCCCCGACGCAGCTCGCCACACGACAGGGCATCCCTGTCGGCGACGAGCCATGCCAAGGGCGAGCCACCGACCAGCTGTGCCGCGCCCCTACCCCATCCCATCGCCTCGGCCACGTCTCGGCCATGCACGAGCATtcccggcgcgccgcgcgcaagtgtgccggccaccaccgccgtgcTGAGCGCCTCTACCCCATGCACCCCCTGCAGAGCCTCCTTCCCTCTCCCATTTGCCACAGCAATGCATCCTAGCCCCTCtccactccctccttccctccctagAGCCAAGAACCCGCTCCTCCCTGCTCCCAAGAAGCTCCGCCGcgagccatggccgccgccccctagGCCGCCGTGGAGCCCCCTTCCTCGCCCTTCCTTGCCTCCAATGGACCCCCTAGCCAGCTTCCACTCGCCTCCATGAAGCTCGCCGGCCATCCCCCGCTCG
This portion of the Panicum virgatum strain AP13 chromosome 2N, P.virgatum_v5, whole genome shotgun sequence genome encodes:
- the LOC120662536 gene encoding spidroin-1-like, whose translation is MAGELHGGEWKLARGSIGGKEGRGRGLHGGLGGGGHGSRRSFLGAGRSGFLALGREGGSGEGLGCIAVANGRGKEALQGVHGVEALSTAVVAGTLARGAPGMLVHGRDVAEAMGWGRGAAQLVGGSPLAWLVADRDALSCGELRRGLPA